The genomic segment TCACTCCGGAGAGTTCGGACGGGATGGAGatgggcgggcgcggggcggactTGCTGCTGGACGAGGCCACGCTGGCGACAGCGGTGAGCGAGGACGTGTTGCGGTACGCCGTCGAGCACGGGCTGTACGCGTGATTCGATTCGAaggggtcggcggcgagtgcgttGGGAGACGATATTTTTTTTAACACTCGGTTGTTGTTGTTTTCAATtgcgcgtcggcgtgttCCCGTCGTGTCGTATCGCATCGCATCGTTCCGTTCACAACACCGCCCCGGCTGCCTTCAAGATGTCGCGAATCTCCCAAAAGTCTGGGTCAGCCTCCTCGGGTTGGCCGCCCGGATATGAGGCCAGGGCCAAAGGGGTTATGTTCGCGTCCTTCTGGTTGACGTCAGCTCCAACCTCGATCAACAGACGCACCATGTTCGCATCGCAGTGCATGATGGCGTTAAAGAGCGGATTCATAACGTTTTTGCTCAGGTCAGAGGCGACGTTGATGTTGGCGCctcgctcgacgaggagtcGTATCATCGCAAAATCTTCGAAATTGACGAGCCCAATGtggcccaccgcggcgtccatcacGTCGGCGCTCACTTTTCCCGTGTCAATCAAGGCTGCGACCATGCCTCGGTGGCCGACCTTACAAGCGTCGGGGAAAACGAAATCGACCTCAAGTCCGGCGTCAATCAGAgcgcgggcgatggcgatgTGATCTTCGCACGGCGGCTGATCTTCCCTCCACTTGTGCCAATCAATTATATGGGGCTCTAAGTTTGAACAGTCATTGGTAGTCTTATAACCACGGGCCACTGGCGAGTTGCAAAGGACGGCAAATTTCAATGAATGAGGATCGGGCTTTACGCCGATGGCCAAAAGACCGCGCACAGCCTGAACGTCCTGTTTATGCATCACCGCAAACTGCATGAGCGTGACATTTCCTCCCAAGCGTTCGCCGTTGAAACAGTAATCCGCGACGCTGTCGAGGTCGTCCTTGTCCGCGACCAGTCCGGTGGCCATGGCTCTCATCCTCTGCTCGGGGCTGTCCAGGCTCCACTGCTTGCAGACGAGCATCGCGCACGCGAGATCGTCCGGGTTGTTCAGGTGGCGGTACACGCGCTCGAGAATGTGAAGCGGCAGGGACGCCCAGATGGGCGTTGTGTCCTCCTCCATGCTCATGTCCGCGAGTCCAagggtcggcgacgcgaggtgcCGCGCGGGATAAGTCAAACTGCCCAAACCAAACTGCCGCGCGAAGGCCTCTTCAGGTGTGAGCCACTGCATCTCGCACCTCTTCTTCGTGAACTTCACGCCCACGCACACGTACCCTATCTCACACCCACGAACTACCTTGCGTGTTTCTCCGTGAAGCTCGATGTATTTGGACAGAGATAACGAGACGTCAAGTTCACCCTTGATGAGGGGCTTGATGCGGGTTTGCCCCTCCGCCGGCTCGGCCCATGAGGCGCAGTACCACTTGCACGCATCCTCGGGGACGAAGTGTTTCTTGGCGTAAAATGTCACCAACTTCCTCAAGGCGCCCTTGAACTGCGAAGGCTTGAATGCGTACCTTCCTCGTAGTCCCGATGGCGAGCACACGATGATTATTTTCTTGCCATCCTTTCTCACTTCCGCGTCGTCACTCGCGCCCTGCTCCGTCatgggcgcgcgcgatggagtGTGGCTCAGATCTCGGGCGACGTTTGGTCTTCCGAGAAAATTCTGTTCTGTTTCTGTTGGCGCCCAGCGCGTCAGCCCAGTTTGAACTCGAGGTGTGCCAACCGCGCCActgaccccgcgcgcggcatgCCCAAGAGGGTCTGGGCCGCGCCCCCGTGGCCCGCGCACTGCCCTCTCCCgtccgacgatgacgacaccgcgcgcgtcgtcgccgccgcggggggcgccaGGGGCGTcacgcacgcgctcgtctccctgggcgacgagcgcgtcatCGAGGCGACGTTGACGAGGCTCcacgccgaacgcgcggcgcgcacggcgaggctgacgaaggcgctcgacgcgggggtcgccgcgagcgacgtcgcgcttcgAGCGGAGTgggacgcgctcatcgcgcgcgtcaccgcgccgcccgacggcgccgatacccccgcgcccgtcgccgtcccccgcgatCTCCacgccacgacgacgacgacgacgacgacgaagccgacgccgcgttccgcttccatcgccgccgtcgacgacgccaccccgcggcatcgtcgcgcgcgtcgatcccAAACCCTCACTCCCGCGACGAACacgcacggcgccggcggcgacgaggtcgtcgcggccACCCCGGACGccgaactcgccgccgcgccgtcgtcattTTCCGCGGGTGCCAACAAAaatcgcgcgacgcggtcgagatcccgctcgtcccccgcgcccatcctcgccgacacGCCGACGATaccggacgccgacgccgccgacgacgccgccgacgatgccgccgccgccgacgacgacgcgctcgatcaCCCGGGGTCCTACAaacccctcgcgtcgtcgcaacTGGCGGGCCGATACTCCATCTCGGCCACTGCCGAGTacagagcggcggcggcgttggcgtttgcgaagacgccgacggcgacgcttCGATCGTCGCTCGagacgacggacgacggcgtcgtcctcgacggcaccctcgacggcaccctcgacggcaccctccgcgacggcgcctccTTCCCGCTGGACACTGCCCTCCCCCGACGCGTtcccgaggatggcgacaCGCTGATGGTGGAGGAGACGCCGAGGTCGGAGATGGACagacgcgcgggaggaggaagcgGGAGCGGGAACGGGGCTAGCGAAAACACCAACGCGAAAGGgaacgcgaacggcgacgggagcggaAACGGGAGCGGCAGCGgaaacggcggcgggagtGGGAACGGGTTTGGAGCgatcggccgccgccgcggcgtcgccgggcacAGGCTCAGGTTCAGCGTCGGCGggtcgctcgtcgccgacgcgggtgccgaggcgggtgccgaggcgggtgccgacgaggATACACCGCCGGATCCGGTCGCCGAGAGgatcttctccgcgacgcacgcgtccggctccgtcgtcctcggcgtgatggctccgccgcccgtcgcgccgggcgccgaccgcgtcttcgccgtcgtgaCCGAGTCGAGCGAGGGGTCCGAGGACGTCACCGTGATGGTCTGGCGGGTACGATGTCACAGCGACGgggacgtgcgcgacggcggcggcggcggctggaaTCGATCCCGGGACGTGAACTCTCATCGCGGTTTTGGGACCACCACGTGCGAACTCGCGGGGTCGGCGAGGCTTCGCAAGCGGGACtggaccggcgcggggggtaagGAGAACGCGTCCCCGCGGAGGGTTAACATCGCGTCGCTGATGCCGCCAGTCCCGGGGACCGTTACGGACCGTTacggcgcgtcgaggtcaGCCCGGGACAGCctcgacccggcgacgcgcggcaaGAGACAGAGCGGCGCGCAGCtgtgcggcgccgtcgcgctctcccCGTGCGGCGAATTTCTCGCAATCGCCGAGTCGCAGTTTATCGTTCGagccgacggggacgacgacgcgactgGGACGaaccggggcggacgcggcgcgtgcgtggtTCGCGTCGAGTCGCGACGGGACGAGCGAGGCACAAACAGCGCGTGGatcgacgatcgcgacgtgGTGCTCGCGTTGGACTGCCCGCTACGGGTCACGCGTTTGGCGATGCGTTGGGACCcagccggcgacggcacagctggcgacgcggctggcgacgcggctggcgacggTTCAACCGAacggtccgcgcgcgtcgtcgtcgtcgccggcgccccgctGGGTAAGATGCACGCGTGGAGGTTTGACGCGTCCGACCTCGACCCGAAGAAGAGTCGGTCGAAGAAGACGCCGGGGGAGCGAATGCCGGATCTGCGGTACCTGGACCAAACCCCGATGTCCGACCCGCTCGACGTCctggcgttcgcgtcgacgggcgacgacgtcgtcgccgtgacccacgacgggctcgtcgtcggaaacTACCGCAGGACGCCGCGAAACGGTtgggagacgcgcggggtgcACTACACGCAGCGGCACCGCGTTCGAGCGATGGCGCCGCtgcaccccgccgcggtcgcggttaCGTCCGCGGTtacgtccgcctcgtccgcgcaaTCCTTCGTCccgttcctcgcgctcgtggagaGGAAagccgagccgcgcgacggcgtcctgcGCCtccacgcgggcgccgtgggcgtcggcgtggacgtatgcgcggcgatgccgttGGACGGCGTCtgcgctctcgccgcgggtccaaccacgggcgcgttcgccgcggtgggaacGAACACAGGGGACGTGCTCGCGTTCGACGTGCTCACGGGGGTGACGATCGCGAGGCTGGGGGACCtgcgcggggaggacgggggCGTGGTGGGGGTGGCGACAGCGCcgtgggaggcggcgggggacgtTTGCGCTGGGAACGTTTGCGCCGGGAACGGaaggtcgtcggcggcgctgctcgtAGCCGCCTCCAAAACGCGCATGGCGGCGTACGTGGTGCACGCGTCGTGAGTCAGCGCGAGGTGTTTCGTCAGTGTGATGAGCTATTACAACGATGAATGGATACACGAGATTTTAGTTAAACTACAGAGCGTCTCgacggacgtcgcgcgatgacgacgagctgGATTGATGAATACCGCAGACGCCTTTGAAGCAAGGAGCATCAACGGAAATTACTACGTGCCATGAACCTGGAGGCTCATTACACGAAGCCGGAGGATTGCATCAAAGGCGTCTGCGGTCGACATAGTCGTCGTTCATCAATCGAGCGcgtcacgtcgtcgcccctgGAACAAGACACGCGTCTGATGCGGCGTGAAAGGAATCCAAC from the Micromonas commoda chromosome 15, complete sequence genome contains:
- a CDS encoding predicted protein produces the protein MPKRVWAAPPWPAHCPLPSDDDDTARVVAAAGGARGVTHALVSLGDERVIEATLTRLHAERAARTARLTKALDAGVAASDVALRAEWDALIARVTAPPDGADTPAPVAVPRDLHATTTTTTTTKPTPRSASIAAVDDATPRHRRARRSQTLTPATNTHGAGGDEVVAATPDAELAAAPSSFSAGANKNRATRSRSRSSPAPILADTPTIPDADAADDAADDAAAADDDALDHPGSYKPLASSQLAGRYSISATAEYRAAAALAFAKTPTATLRSSLETTDDGVVLDGTLDGTLDGTLRDGASFPLDTALPRRVPEDGDTLMVEETPRSEMDRRAGGGSGSGNGASENTNAKGNANGDGSGNGSGSGNGGGSGNGFGAIGRRRGVAGHRLRFSVGGSLVADAGAEAGAEAGADEDTPPDPVAERIFSATHASGSVVLGVMAPPPVAPGADRVFAVVTESSEGSEDVTVMVWRVRCHSDGDVRDGGGGGWNRSRDVNSHRGFGTTTCELAGSARLRKRDWTGAGGKENASPRRVNIASLMPPVPGTVTDRYGASRSARDSLDPATRGKRQSGAQLCGAVALSPCGEFLAIAESQFIVRADGDDDATGTNRGGRGACVVRVESRRDERGTNSAWIDDRDVVLALDCPLRVTRLAMRWDPAGDGTAGDAAGDAAGDGSTERSARVVVVAGAPLGKMHAWRFDASDLDPKKSRSKKTPGERMPDLRYLDQTPMSDPLDVLAFASTGDDVVAVTHDGLVVGNYRRTPRNGWETRGVHYTQRHRVRAMAPLHPAAVAVTSAVTSASSAQSFVPFLALVERKAEPRDGVLRLHAGAVGVGVDVCAAMPLDGVCALAAGPTTGAFAAVGTNTGDVLAFDVLTGVTIARLGDLRGEDGGVVGVATAPWEAAGDVCAGNVCAGNGRSSAALLVAASKTRMAAYVVHAS
- a CDS encoding predicted protein; this encodes MTEQGASDDAEVRKDGKKIIIVCSPSGLRGRYAFKPSQFKGALRKLVTFYAKKHFVPEDACKWYCASWAEPAEGQTRIKPLIKGELDVSLSLSKYIELHGETRKVVRGCEIGYVCVGVKFTKKRCEMQWLTPEEAFARQFGLGSLTYPARHLASPTLGLADMSMEEDTTPIWASLPLHILERVYRHLNNPDDLACAMLVCKQWSLDSPEQRMRAMATGLVADKDDLDSVADYCFNGERLGGNVTLMQFAVMHKQDVQAVRGLLAIGVKPDPHSLKFAVLCNSPVARGYKTTNDCSNLEPHIIDWHKWREDQPPCEDHIAIARALIDAGLEVDFVFPDACKVGHRGMVAALIDTGKVSADVMDAAVGHIGLVNFEDFAMIRLLVERGANINVASDLSKNVMNPLFNAIMHCDANMVRLLIEVGADVNQKDANITPLALASYPGGQPEEADPDFWEIRDILKAAGAVL